The proteins below are encoded in one region of Streptomyces ficellus:
- a CDS encoding Lrp/AsnC family transcriptional regulator gives MNGSVVLDTVDLHILRLLQNDARTTYRDLAAEVGVAPSTCLDRVARLRRTGVILGNRLRLDPAKIGRGLEALLLVQVRPHRRELIGPFVDRIRALPESRALFHLTGPDDYLVHVAVSDPSDLQRLVLDEFTSQREVARVETRLIFQQWECGPMLPPGAPAHLSADRDG, from the coding sequence ATGAACGGTTCTGTCGTCCTCGACACGGTCGATCTCCACATTCTTCGCCTCTTGCAGAACGACGCCCGGACCACCTACCGCGACCTGGCCGCCGAGGTCGGGGTCGCGCCCTCCACCTGTCTGGACCGGGTGGCGCGGCTGCGGCGCACCGGGGTCATCCTGGGCAACCGGCTGCGACTCGATCCGGCCAAAATCGGCCGCGGCCTGGAGGCGCTGCTGCTGGTGCAGGTGCGCCCCCACCGCCGGGAGCTGATCGGCCCGTTCGTCGACCGGATCCGCGCGCTGCCCGAGTCACGGGCGCTGTTCCATCTCACCGGCCCCGACGACTACCTGGTGCACGTGGCCGTGTCGGACCCCTCCGACCTGCAACGACTCGTGCTGGACGAGTTCACCTCGCAGCGGGAGGTGGCCCGCGTCGAGACCCGGCTGATCTTCCAGCAGTGGGAGTGCGGGCCGATGCTGCCGCCCGGCGCACCCGCTCATTTGTCAGCCGACCGGGACGGATGA
- a CDS encoding trans-sulfuration enzyme family protein has translation MDALPYDASPALPTPRAPRALATEAVHAGRDDLAALGLHAVPIDLSTTYPSHDARAEAERIDAFATTGARPDGPPVYSRLDNPTTARFEDALARLEGTQSAVAFASGMAALTAVLLVRASMGLRHVVAVRPLYGCSDHLLTAGLLGTEVTWTDVAGIADAIRPDTGLVMVETPANPTLAEVDIRAVAHACGSVPLLVDSTFATPVLQRPVEHGARIVLHSATKYLGGHGDVLAGVVACDEEFAGKLRQVRFATGGVLHPLASYLLLRGLSTLPVRMRAASTSAAELACRLAADPRIARVHYPEIGGAMVAFEVFGNPHDVIAGVRLITPAVSLGSVDTLIQHPASISHRIVEEGDRRSAGISDRLLRMSVGLEDVEDLWRDLTEALSAGPAPTAREGRTAAAGGAREGRPAAR, from the coding sequence ATGGATGCCCTGCCTTACGACGCCTCGCCCGCCCTTCCCACCCCGAGGGCCCCGCGGGCGCTGGCCACCGAAGCCGTGCACGCCGGGCGGGACGACCTCGCCGCCCTGGGCCTGCACGCCGTGCCGATCGACCTGTCGACCACGTACCCGTCGCACGACGCGAGGGCCGAGGCGGAGCGGATCGACGCGTTCGCCACCACCGGCGCCCGCCCGGACGGCCCGCCCGTCTACTCCCGGCTCGACAACCCCACCACCGCCCGCTTCGAGGACGCGCTCGCCCGGCTGGAGGGCACCCAGAGCGCCGTCGCGTTCGCCAGCGGCATGGCGGCCCTGACCGCCGTCCTGCTGGTCCGGGCGAGCATGGGCCTGCGGCACGTGGTGGCGGTCCGCCCGCTGTACGGGTGCAGCGACCACCTGCTCACCGCAGGGCTGCTCGGCACGGAGGTGACCTGGACGGACGTCGCCGGCATCGCGGACGCCATCCGCCCCGACACCGGCCTGGTCATGGTGGAGACCCCCGCCAACCCCACGCTCGCCGAGGTCGACATCCGGGCCGTCGCCCACGCCTGCGGCTCGGTGCCGCTGCTGGTCGACTCCACCTTCGCCACCCCGGTGCTCCAGCGTCCCGTGGAGCACGGGGCGCGGATCGTGCTGCACAGCGCCACCAAGTACCTCGGCGGGCACGGGGACGTGCTGGCCGGCGTGGTGGCCTGCGACGAGGAGTTCGCCGGCAAGCTGCGCCAAGTGCGGTTCGCCACCGGTGGCGTCCTGCACCCGCTGGCGAGCTACCTGCTGCTGCGCGGACTGTCCACGCTGCCGGTGCGGATGCGCGCCGCCTCCACCTCCGCCGCCGAGCTGGCGTGCCGGCTGGCGGCCGACCCCCGTATCGCGCGGGTGCACTACCCGGAGATCGGCGGCGCGATGGTCGCCTTCGAGGTGTTCGGCAACCCGCACGACGTGATCGCCGGCGTACGGCTGATCACGCCGGCGGTCAGCCTCGGCAGCGTCGACACCCTGATCCAGCACCCGGCCTCCATCAGCCACCGCATCGTGGAGGAGGGCGACCGCCGCTCGGCGGGCATCAGCGACCGGCTGCTGCGCATGTCGGTCGGCCTGGAGGACGTCGAGGACCTGTGGCGGGACCTGACCGAGGCGCTCAGCGCCGGGCCCGCGCCGACTGCTCGGGAGGGCCGGACCGCTGCGGCGGGCGGGGCGCGGGAAGGCCGTCCAGCCGCGCGGTGA
- a CDS encoding DUF885 domain-containing protein, whose amino-acid sequence MPDTTSSALPRMVADAYVDALIELDPITGTYLGVRKSAGLLPDFSPAGQDEMARLARQTLARLDEAERLPGAAGDAERRCGRLLRERLTAELAVHDAGEGLRTVSNMRSPAHSVRIVFTVMPTETGDDWAAVAERLRAVPAALAGYRESLALGLERGLPGGPRATATFIDQLTEWTGDDTGGRGWFEAFVAPAPANLRAELDAAAGGATRALAALRDWMRDVYAPAVKDAPDTVGRERYARWSRYFNGSDCDLDEAYAYGWGEYHRLLAEMKAEADKILPGAGPWQALAHLDEHGTHIEGVEEVRVWLQRLMDEAIETLDGTHFELAERVRRVESRIAPPGGAAAPYYTGPSEDFSRPGRTWLPVDGETRFPVYDLVSTWYHEGVPGHHLQIAQWAHVADRLSRYQATVGVVSANAEGWALYAERLMDELGFLPDPERRLGYLDCQMMRACRVIVDIGMHLGLEIPADSPFHPGERWTPELAQEFFGQHTSRPRAFVESELTRYLSMPGQAIGYKLGERAWLLGREKARRAHGDAFDAKKWHMAALSQGPLGLDDLVDELARL is encoded by the coding sequence ATGCCAGACACCACCAGCAGCGCGCTCCCCCGCATGGTCGCCGACGCCTATGTCGACGCGCTCATCGAACTCGACCCGATCACCGGCACCTACCTGGGCGTCCGGAAGAGTGCCGGGCTCCTTCCGGACTTCTCGCCCGCCGGTCAGGACGAGATGGCCCGGCTGGCCCGGCAGACGCTGGCCCGGCTCGACGAGGCCGAGCGCCTCCCCGGGGCCGCCGGCGACGCCGAGCGGCGCTGCGGACGGCTCCTGCGGGAGCGCCTGACCGCCGAACTCGCCGTGCACGACGCGGGCGAGGGGCTGCGGACGGTCAGCAACATGCGCTCGCCCGCGCACAGCGTCCGCATCGTGTTCACGGTGATGCCCACCGAGACCGGGGACGACTGGGCGGCGGTCGCCGAGCGACTGCGCGCCGTGCCGGCCGCGCTCGCCGGCTACCGCGAGTCCCTGGCCCTGGGCCTGGAACGCGGCCTGCCGGGCGGGCCCCGGGCCACGGCGACGTTCATCGACCAGCTCACCGAGTGGACGGGCGACGACACCGGCGGACGTGGCTGGTTCGAGGCCTTCGTGGCACCCGCGCCGGCGAACCTCCGCGCCGAGCTGGACGCGGCCGCGGGCGGTGCCACCCGGGCGCTGGCGGCGCTGCGCGACTGGATGCGCGACGTGTACGCCCCGGCGGTGAAGGACGCCCCCGACACGGTGGGCCGCGAGCGGTACGCCCGCTGGTCGCGCTACTTCAACGGCAGCGACTGCGACCTGGACGAGGCCTACGCGTACGGCTGGGGCGAGTACCACCGGCTGCTCGCCGAGATGAAGGCCGAGGCGGACAAGATCCTGCCGGGCGCGGGCCCGTGGCAGGCGCTCGCGCACCTCGACGAGCACGGCACCCACATCGAGGGGGTCGAGGAGGTACGGGTCTGGCTCCAGCGCCTGATGGACGAGGCGATCGAGACGCTGGACGGCACGCACTTCGAACTGGCCGAGCGGGTACGGCGGGTGGAGTCGCGGATCGCCCCGCCGGGCGGAGCCGCTGCGCCGTACTACACCGGCCCGTCCGAGGACTTCTCGCGCCCCGGCCGCACCTGGCTGCCGGTCGACGGCGAGACGCGGTTCCCGGTCTACGACCTGGTGTCGACCTGGTACCACGAGGGGGTGCCCGGCCACCACCTCCAGATCGCGCAGTGGGCGCACGTCGCCGACCGGCTGTCCCGCTACCAGGCGACCGTCGGTGTGGTCAGCGCCAACGCGGAGGGCTGGGCGCTGTACGCGGAGCGGCTCATGGACGAGCTGGGCTTCCTGCCCGACCCGGAGCGGCGCCTGGGCTACCTGGACTGCCAGATGATGCGGGCCTGCCGGGTGATCGTGGACATCGGCATGCACCTGGGTCTGGAGATCCCGGCGGACTCGCCGTTCCACCCGGGCGAGCGGTGGACGCCGGAGCTGGCGCAGGAGTTCTTCGGGCAGCACACCAGCCGCCCCCGGGCGTTCGTCGAGAGCGAGCTGACCCGCTACCTCTCGATGCCCGGCCAGGCGATCGGCTACAAGCTGGGCGAGCGGGCCTGGCTGCTGGGCCGGGAGAAGGCCCGCCGTGCGCACGGCGACGCGTTCGACGCGAAGAAGTGGCACATGGCGGCCCTGTCCCAGGGCCCGCTCGGCCTGGACGACCTGGTGGACGAACTGGCGCGGCTCTGA
- a CDS encoding AAA family ATPase — translation MRLHRLDITGFGPFGTTQTVDFDTLARAGLFLLHGPTGAGKTSVLDAVCYALYGAVPGARQSPGTSLRSDHAPPGTHTEVVLDLTVAGRRLEITRRPAQPRPKKRGGGLTTEKAQSWLREYDPADGTWKGLSRSHQEIGEEVTQLLGMNRDQFCQVVLLPQGDFARFLRADAEARGKLLGRLFDTRRFAAVEEHLADQRRTAEQQVKQGDERLLALAHRMAQAAGPAAGGLPAPAEKPGDPGLAGAVLTWAAVARSGAREARDVAESALAAAESRRAAARRALDEQRELATLQQRYEDARRRDAALDARRAERDGWQALLERGRKAERVAAPLALRDDTEREHDAARAAHERAVAGLAPDLAEAGAERLTALAGRLREELGGLDAARRAERRSAELAHERDQLDRQERADEATLQDTDEWLAGWEATRRALQDRVEAAQEAATRAEHLAGRLEPARRRLAAARRRDTLARDAEAATARLTDAREHANTAHETWLDLRERRLRGIAAELAAGLADGEPCAVCGSADHPDPARADAHHVDRATEDAAYEAHARADEARSAAERDLAVVREALTAARDEVAGTGSADDTEQPAADALADEVARLDGAHTEARALAGGAHAAREALDRAEAEHHRRLEVRQQAERRAAARTSQREALDREQAAVDAELARVPGGAVAEHAASLEHRIARLVEAADAVRAVEDTARRLKEADDRLAHAAYRAGFDTPAAAAAALLDDAAHRDLQRRLDAWQAEAAAVADRLAEPETRAAAQRPPADPDRARTAHAAADRAARDADSALAAHRERCAELDRLSRQAATEVRRLGPLREEYERVARLAGLTAGTSADNERKMRLESYVLAARLEQVAAAATARLARMSAGRYTLVHSDARAGGKRSGLGLHVVDAWTGRERDTATLSGGETFFASLALALGLADVVTDETGGVRLDTLFIDEGFGSLDDQTLDEVLDVLDSLRERDRSVGIVSHVGDLRRRIPTQLEVVKERNGSAVRLRGGGAVSG, via the coding sequence GTGAGGCTCCACCGGCTCGACATCACCGGCTTCGGCCCCTTCGGCACCACCCAGACCGTCGACTTCGACACCCTCGCCCGGGCCGGTCTCTTCCTCCTCCACGGACCGACCGGCGCCGGCAAGACCTCGGTCCTCGACGCCGTCTGCTACGCCCTGTACGGCGCCGTCCCCGGCGCCCGGCAGAGCCCCGGCACCTCCCTGCGCAGCGACCACGCCCCGCCCGGCACCCACACCGAGGTGGTGCTCGACCTGACGGTGGCCGGCCGGCGGCTGGAGATCACCCGGCGACCCGCCCAGCCCCGCCCCAAGAAGCGGGGCGGCGGTCTCACCACGGAGAAGGCCCAGTCCTGGCTGCGCGAGTACGACCCGGCCGACGGCACCTGGAAGGGCCTCAGCCGCTCCCACCAGGAGATCGGCGAGGAGGTCACCCAGCTCCTCGGCATGAACCGGGACCAGTTCTGCCAGGTGGTGCTCCTGCCGCAGGGCGACTTCGCCCGGTTCCTGCGGGCCGACGCGGAGGCGCGCGGCAAGCTCCTCGGCCGGCTCTTCGACACCCGCCGCTTCGCCGCCGTCGAGGAGCACCTCGCCGACCAGCGCCGCACCGCCGAACAGCAGGTCAAACAGGGCGACGAACGGCTCCTCGCCCTCGCCCACCGCATGGCGCAGGCGGCCGGCCCGGCAGCCGGCGGCCTGCCCGCCCCGGCGGAGAAGCCGGGCGACCCCGGCCTCGCCGGAGCCGTCCTCACCTGGGCCGCCGTCGCCCGCTCCGGCGCCCGGGAGGCACGGGACGTCGCCGAGTCCGCGCTCGCCGCCGCCGAGAGCCGGCGGGCCGCCGCGCGCCGCGCCCTCGACGAACAGCGGGAACTGGCCACCCTCCAGCAGCGGTACGAGGACGCCCGGCGCCGCGACGCCGCACTGGACGCCCGCCGGGCCGAGCGCGACGGATGGCAGGCCCTGCTGGAGCGGGGCCGCAAGGCCGAGCGGGTGGCCGCGCCGCTGGCCCTGCGCGACGACACCGAGCGGGAGCATGACGCGGCACGCGCGGCGCACGAGCGGGCCGTGGCCGGTCTGGCGCCGGACCTCGCCGAGGCGGGCGCCGAGCGGCTGACCGCGCTGGCGGGCCGCCTCCGGGAGGAACTCGGCGGGCTCGACGCCGCCCGCCGGGCCGAGCGGCGGAGCGCTGAACTCGCCCACGAGCGCGACCAACTGGACCGCCAGGAACGCGCCGACGAGGCGACGCTCCAGGACACGGACGAGTGGCTGGCCGGCTGGGAGGCCACCCGCCGCGCCCTCCAGGACCGGGTGGAGGCGGCGCAGGAGGCCGCGACCCGCGCCGAACACCTCGCGGGACGCCTCGAACCCGCCCGCCGCCGGCTGGCCGCCGCCCGCCGCCGCGACACGCTGGCACGCGATGCCGAGGCCGCCACCGCCCGGCTGACCGACGCCCGCGAGCACGCCAACACCGCCCACGAGACCTGGCTCGACCTGCGCGAACGCCGCCTGCGGGGCATCGCCGCCGAACTCGCGGCCGGGCTCGCGGACGGGGAGCCCTGCGCGGTCTGCGGCTCCGCCGACCACCCGGACCCCGCCCGCGCCGACGCCCATCACGTCGACCGCGCGACGGAGGACGCGGCCTACGAGGCCCACGCCCGCGCCGACGAGGCCCGCTCGGCCGCCGAACGCGACCTCGCCGTCGTACGGGAGGCGCTCACCGCCGCACGCGACGAAGTGGCCGGTACGGGGAGCGCCGACGACACCGAACAGCCCGCCGCCGACGCGCTGGCCGACGAGGTCGCCCGGCTGGACGGCGCCCACACCGAGGCGCGCGCGCTGGCGGGCGGTGCCCACGCCGCGCGGGAGGCGCTCGACCGCGCCGAGGCGGAACACCACCGCAGGCTGGAGGTGCGGCAGCAGGCCGAACGCCGGGCCGCCGCCCGGACGTCGCAGCGCGAGGCGCTCGACCGGGAGCAGGCCGCGGTGGACGCCGAGCTGGCCAGGGTGCCGGGCGGCGCCGTCGCCGAGCACGCCGCGTCCCTGGAGCACCGCATCGCCCGCCTCGTCGAGGCCGCCGACGCCGTACGCGCCGTCGAGGACACGGCCCGCCGCCTCAAGGAGGCCGACGACCGGCTCGCCCACGCCGCCTACCGCGCCGGCTTCGACACCCCGGCCGCCGCGGCCGCCGCGCTCCTCGACGACGCGGCCCACCGCGACCTCCAGCGGCGCCTCGACGCCTGGCAGGCCGAGGCGGCGGCCGTCGCCGACCGGCTCGCCGAACCGGAGACCCGCGCCGCCGCCCAGCGCCCGCCCGCCGACCCGGACCGCGCCCGCACCGCCCACGCCGCCGCCGACCGCGCCGCCCGTGACGCGGACTCCGCCCTGGCCGCCCACCGCGAGCGGTGCGCCGAACTGGACCGGCTGTCCCGGCAGGCCGCCACCGAGGTGCGGCGCCTGGGGCCGCTGCGCGAGGAGTACGAGCGGGTGGCGCGGCTGGCGGGGCTCACCGCCGGCACGTCGGCGGACAACGAGCGCAAGATGCGGCTGGAGTCGTACGTCCTCGCGGCCCGGCTGGAGCAGGTGGCCGCCGCGGCCACGGCCCGCCTGGCCCGCATGTCGGCCGGCCGCTACACGCTCGTCCACTCCGACGCCCGGGCCGGCGGCAAACGATCGGGCCTCGGCCTGCACGTCGTCGACGCCTGGACGGGCCGCGAACGCGACACGGCGACGCTCTCCGGCGGGGAGACGTTCTTCGCGTCGCTGGCGCTGGCGCTGGGCCTCGCCGACGTCGTCACCGACGAGACCGGCGGCGTACGGCTCGACACCCTCTTCATCGACGAGGGCTTCGGCAGCCTCGACGACCAGACCCTCGACGAGGTGCTGGACGTCCTGGACTCGCTGCGCGAACGCGACCGCAGCGTGGGCATCGTCAGCCACGTCGGCGACCTGCGCCGCCGCATCCCCACCCAGCTGGAGGTCGTCAAGGAGCGGAACGGCTCCGCCGTGCGGCTGCGCGGCGGGGGAGCGGTCAGCGGCTGA
- a CDS encoding Lrp/AsnC family transcriptional regulator — protein sequence MTGYSPDATDWRILAALQDDGRATFAELARTVSMSASAVTERVRRLEEAGVITGYTAVVDQERLGLPVLAFVRLRYPNGNYKPFHDLLDTTPEVLEAHHVTGDDCFVLKVAARSMRHLEEISGKVGALGSVTTSVVYSSPLPRRPVSR from the coding sequence ATGACGGGATATTCACCGGACGCCACCGACTGGCGCATACTCGCCGCCCTCCAGGACGACGGACGGGCCACCTTCGCCGAACTGGCCCGTACCGTCTCCATGTCCGCGAGCGCCGTCACCGAGCGGGTCCGCAGGCTGGAGGAGGCCGGTGTGATCACCGGCTACACCGCGGTCGTCGACCAGGAGCGGCTCGGGCTGCCGGTCCTGGCGTTCGTACGGCTGCGCTACCCCAACGGCAACTACAAGCCGTTCCACGACCTGCTGGACACGACGCCGGAGGTGCTGGAGGCGCACCACGTGACGGGCGACGACTGCTTCGTGCTGAAGGTCGCCGCCCGCTCGATGCGGCACCTGGAGGAGATCTCCGGGAAGGTCGGCGCGCTGGGTTCGGTGACGACGAGCGTCGTGTACTCGTCGCCGCTCCCGCGCCGCCCGGTCAGCCGCTGA
- a CDS encoding PLP-dependent aminotransferase family protein: MGGEPGGGLWELLLPAVGAPPRRRGRALQAALRDAVRSERLAAGTRLPSSRELAAALGVSRGLVTEAYEQLTAEGYLRSGRGSGTWVGDAVRGRAAPEVRDLAPGRAGALVDFRPGTPDLSLFPRAAWAAAHRTVLSRLPHRALGYPDPRGLPELRSALAALLTRRRGVVADPERVVVCSGVAQAMTLLGFALGAHGLRSLGVEDPGSPEPTALFASAGLRTVPLPLDAEGLAPGPLAASGLRAVVTTPAHQFPSGIAYSARRRAELLDWARAVDGWLVEDDYDGDFRYDRAPVGALQGLDPERVVYTGSVSKSLAPGLRLGWMLVPRSLAGEVVERKRTMDLGNPALDQAVLAHFVTSGGYDRHLRRCGRAYRERRDALICALAEHLPGTEVSGIAAGLHIIARVPGRHGRGSSFLERAAAAGVALRPLTDYGSARPDDGDVRLVLGYAHLSPSEIARGVRLMASIAANP, from the coding sequence ATGGGCGGGGAACCGGGCGGCGGGCTCTGGGAGTTGCTGCTGCCGGCGGTGGGCGCGCCGCCCCGGCGCCGCGGCCGGGCGCTCCAGGCGGCCCTGCGTGACGCGGTCCGGTCGGAGCGGCTCGCGGCCGGGACGCGGCTGCCGTCGAGCCGCGAGCTGGCGGCCGCCCTGGGGGTGTCGCGGGGCCTGGTGACGGAGGCGTACGAACAGCTGACGGCCGAGGGGTATCTGCGCAGCGGCCGGGGTTCGGGCACCTGGGTGGGGGACGCCGTACGGGGGCGGGCCGCGCCCGAGGTGCGGGACCTGGCCCCGGGGCGGGCAGGGGCCCTGGTCGACTTCCGCCCCGGGACGCCGGACCTGTCGCTGTTCCCCCGCGCCGCGTGGGCGGCCGCCCACCGGACCGTCCTGTCCCGGCTGCCGCACCGGGCGCTGGGGTATCCCGACCCGCGCGGGCTGCCGGAGCTGCGGTCGGCCCTGGCCGCACTGCTGACGCGGCGGCGCGGGGTGGTGGCCGACCCGGAGCGGGTGGTGGTGTGCTCGGGCGTGGCCCAGGCGATGACGCTCCTGGGGTTCGCCCTCGGGGCGCACGGTCTGCGGAGCCTGGGGGTCGAGGACCCGGGCAGTCCGGAGCCCACCGCGCTGTTCGCGTCGGCGGGACTGCGGACCGTACCGCTGCCGCTCGACGCGGAAGGGCTCGCGCCCGGTCCCCTCGCCGCGTCCGGCCTGAGGGCCGTGGTCACCACGCCCGCCCACCAGTTCCCGTCGGGGATCGCCTACTCGGCGCGGCGCCGCGCGGAGCTGCTCGACTGGGCCCGTGCGGTGGACGGCTGGCTGGTCGAGGACGACTACGACGGCGACTTCCGCTACGACCGCGCCCCGGTGGGCGCCCTCCAGGGCCTCGACCCCGAGCGCGTCGTGTACACGGGTTCCGTGAGCAAGTCCCTCGCGCCCGGGCTGCGGCTCGGCTGGATGCTCGTACCGCGGTCGCTCGCCGGCGAGGTCGTCGAACGCAAGCGCACGATGGACCTGGGCAACCCGGCGCTCGACCAGGCCGTGCTGGCCCACTTCGTGACCAGTGGGGGCTACGACCGCCACCTGCGCCGCTGCGGGCGCGCCTACCGGGAGCGGCGGGACGCGCTCATCTGCGCCCTCGCGGAGCACCTTCCCGGTACGGAGGTCAGCGGCATCGCGGCCGGGCTGCACATCATCGCGCGCGTGCCGGGGCGTCACGGGCGGGGCTCGTCGTTCCTGGAGCGGGCCGCGGCCGCGGGGGTGGCGCTGAGGCCGCTGACCGACTACGGGTCGGCGCGGCCGGACGACGGGGACGTACGGCTCGTGCTGGGGTACGCCCACCTGTCGCCGTCCGAGATCGCGCGGGGCGTACGGCTCATGGCGAGCATCGCCGCAAATCCTTGA
- a CDS encoding rhodanese-like domain-containing protein: MTQTTPTTPVPPAAPVTTAPAANAVLRVPPAPPAAAAAYFSASLAFHADVSDVAAALAAGGDPGFVVLDSRSTESWDQGHIPGAVHLPTALIPEEAPRLLDPSVPVVTYCWGPGCNGATRAALALAELGYQVKEMLGGFEYWAREGFGYETWEGARKRDADPLTAPLGTDDCGC; encoded by the coding sequence ATGACTCAGACGACCCCGACGACTCCGGTCCCGCCGGCCGCGCCGGTCACCACCGCCCCGGCCGCCAACGCCGTCCTCCGCGTCCCGCCCGCCCCGCCGGCCGCGGCCGCCGCGTACTTCTCGGCGAGCCTCGCGTTCCACGCGGACGTCTCCGACGTCGCCGCCGCGCTCGCCGCCGGCGGCGACCCCGGGTTCGTCGTCCTCGACTCCCGCTCCACCGAGTCCTGGGACCAGGGCCACATCCCCGGCGCCGTTCACCTGCCGACGGCGCTCATCCCGGAGGAGGCGCCGCGGCTGCTCGACCCGTCGGTACCGGTCGTCACGTACTGCTGGGGCCCCGGCTGCAACGGCGCCACGCGCGCCGCCCTCGCCCTCGCGGAACTCGGCTACCAGGTCAAGGAGATGCTCGGCGGCTTCGAGTACTGGGCCCGCGAGGGCTTCGGCTACGAGACGTGGGAGGGCGCCCGGAAGCGGGACGCCGACCCCCTCACCGCCCCGCTCGGCACGGACGACTGCGGCTGCTGA
- a CDS encoding GNAT family N-acetyltransferase — MTDGTSRKSRRHHWRRDLVELAALFTAVAVADAVANTVAHGPDGPYLLAVSAVALVATAAFHIWWARRHSHAPPAASDTGGGPATAAAGPEASATDGREGGAGSGTVLWRMRTTVRDEPGSLAALCTALARLRVDILTLQTHPLADGTVDEFLLRAPAALPAAALAREVAAAGGTGTWTERADAHDLVDVPARVLGLATRTALDAAELPLALRRLLGRCTIHSLPAVSPTGRPTGATAPVEGALEEGETVIRLRAPGGGALTIERPYLPFTPTEFARARALVELDARLGPRVPRSQDVLTLPEGNDITVRRADQSDVAAARAMHDRCSDRTLGLRYHGPVADAGRYLDHLLSPRFGRTLAVETASGRLVALGHLLWDGDETEVALLVEDDWQRRGIGSELLGRLVSLAREASCESVYAVTQSSNTGMVAAMRALNLPLDYQIEEGTLVITARLDGLPAPRPPQRSGPPEQSARARR, encoded by the coding sequence ATGACTGATGGGACTTCCCGGAAGAGCCGCCGCCACCACTGGCGGCGGGACCTCGTCGAACTGGCCGCCCTGTTCACGGCCGTGGCCGTCGCGGACGCGGTGGCGAACACCGTCGCGCACGGCCCGGACGGCCCGTACCTGCTCGCCGTGTCGGCGGTGGCCCTGGTCGCGACGGCGGCGTTCCACATCTGGTGGGCGCGCCGCCACAGCCATGCGCCACCGGCCGCCTCCGATACCGGTGGCGGCCCCGCGACGGCCGCCGCCGGACCGGAGGCGTCCGCCACCGACGGCCGGGAGGGCGGGGCCGGCTCCGGGACGGTGTTGTGGCGGATGCGGACCACCGTGCGCGACGAGCCCGGCAGCCTGGCCGCGCTGTGCACGGCGCTGGCGCGTCTGCGGGTCGACATCCTCACCCTCCAGACGCATCCGCTGGCCGACGGCACCGTCGACGAGTTCCTGCTGCGGGCGCCCGCCGCGCTCCCCGCCGCCGCGCTGGCCCGGGAGGTGGCCGCGGCGGGCGGCACCGGCACCTGGACCGAGCGCGCCGACGCCCACGACCTCGTGGACGTCCCGGCGCGGGTGCTGGGCCTGGCCACCCGTACCGCGCTGGACGCGGCCGAACTGCCGCTCGCGCTGCGCCGGCTGCTCGGGCGGTGCACCATCCACTCGTTGCCCGCGGTCTCCCCCACCGGCCGTCCCACCGGCGCGACGGCCCCGGTCGAGGGCGCCCTGGAGGAGGGCGAGACGGTGATCCGGCTGCGCGCCCCGGGTGGCGGCGCCCTCACCATCGAGCGGCCGTACCTGCCGTTCACGCCCACCGAGTTCGCCCGCGCCCGGGCCCTGGTGGAGCTGGACGCCCGCCTCGGGCCGCGCGTCCCGCGCAGCCAGGACGTACTGACCCTCCCGGAGGGCAACGACATCACGGTCCGCCGCGCCGACCAGAGTGACGTGGCGGCCGCCCGGGCCATGCACGACCGCTGCTCGGACCGGACCCTGGGCCTGCGCTACCACGGCCCGGTCGCCGACGCCGGCCGCTACCTCGACCACCTGCTGAGTCCCCGCTTCGGCCGCACCCTCGCCGTCGAGACCGCGTCCGGGCGGCTGGTCGCGCTCGGCCACCTGCTGTGGGACGGCGACGAGACCGAGGTGGCCCTGCTCGTCGAGGACGACTGGCAGCGCCGCGGCATCGGCTCCGAACTGCTCGGCCGTCTGGTGTCCCTCGCGCGGGAAGCGTCCTGCGAGAGCGTGTACGCGGTCACGCAGTCGTCCAACACGGGCATGGTCGCGGCCATGCGCGCGCTGAACCTGCCGCTGGACTACCAGATCGAGGAGGGCACCCTGGTGATCACCGCGCGGCTGGACGGCCTTCCCGCGCCCCGCCCGCCGCAGCGGTCCGGCCCTCCCGAGCAGTCGGCGCGGGCCCGGCGCTGA